The proteins below are encoded in one region of Citrobacter enshiensis:
- the clpS gene encoding ATP-dependent Clp protease adapter ClpS: MGKTKDWLDFDQLAEDKLRDALKPPSMYKVILVNDDYTPMEFVIDVLQKFFSYDVERATQLMLAVHYQGKAICGVFTAEVAETKVAMVNRYARENEHPLLCTLEKA, from the coding sequence ATGGGTAAGACGAAAGACTGGCTGGACTTTGACCAGCTTGCGGAAGATAAACTGCGCGACGCGCTAAAACCGCCATCTATGTATAAAGTGATATTAGTCAATGATGATTACACTCCGATGGAGTTTGTTATTGACGTGTTACAAAAATTCTTTTCTTATGATGTAGAACGTGCAACTCAATTGATGCTCGCCGTTCACTACCAGGGTAAGGCCATTTGCGGAGTCTTTACCGCCGAGGTTGCAGAAACCAAAGTGGCGATGGTGAACAGGTATGCCAGGGAGAACGAGCATCCATTGCTGTGTACGCTGGAAAAAGCCTGA
- a CDS encoding LysR family transcriptional regulator encodes MKPDLNDFAWFVHVVEEGGFAAAGRALDEPKSKLSRRIAQLEERLGVRLIQRTTRQFNVTEVGQTFYEHCKAMLVEAQAAQDAIAALQVEPRGVVKLTCPVTLLHAHIGPMLAKFLARYPDVSLQLEATNRRVDVVGEGIDIAIRVRPRPFEDSDLVMRVLSDRGHRLFASPALIARMGPISSPAELNNWPGLSLAAGKHMHRWELFGPEGARAEVHFMPRLITTDMLALREAAVAGVGVVQLPVLMVKEQLAAGELVALLEGWEPKREVIHAVFPSRRGLLPSVRALVDFLMEEYARMVED; translated from the coding sequence ATGAAACCGGATCTCAATGATTTTGCGTGGTTTGTTCATGTCGTCGAGGAGGGGGGATTTGCTGCGGCAGGTCGCGCGCTCGATGAACCTAAGTCAAAACTCAGTCGGCGTATCGCACAACTTGAGGAGCGCCTGGGGGTCAGGCTGATTCAGCGTACGACACGGCAATTCAATGTGACTGAAGTCGGGCAGACGTTTTATGAGCATTGCAAAGCGATGCTGGTTGAGGCACAGGCGGCGCAGGACGCTATCGCTGCGCTACAGGTTGAGCCGCGCGGCGTGGTGAAGCTGACCTGTCCCGTCACGTTGCTGCACGCGCATATCGGTCCGATGCTGGCTAAATTTTTGGCGCGCTATCCCGATGTTTCACTGCAACTGGAAGCGACTAATCGTCGTGTTGATGTGGTGGGTGAGGGGATTGATATTGCGATTCGCGTCAGGCCGCGTCCTTTTGAGGATAGCGATCTGGTAATGCGTGTATTATCCGATCGAGGACATCGCCTGTTTGCCAGCCCGGCATTGATCGCCAGGATGGGGCCTATTTCTTCCCCCGCAGAGCTCAACAACTGGCCTGGCCTGAGTCTTGCCGCCGGGAAACATATGCACCGGTGGGAATTATTTGGGCCTGAAGGGGCGCGGGCAGAAGTGCATTTTATGCCGCGTTTGATTACCACCGATATGCTGGCGTTGCGTGAGGCGGCAGTCGCGGGGGTTGGCGTTGTACAGTTACCGGTATTGATGGTCAAAGAGCAACTGGCTGCCGGTGAACTGGTGGCTTTACTGGAGGGTTGGGAGCCGAAAAGGGAGGTTATCCACGCGGTATTTCCTTCGCGACGTGGATTGCTGCCTTCCGTACGTGCATTGGTCGATTTCTTAATGGAAGAATATGCGC
- the macA gene encoding macrolide transporter subunit MacA, translated as MNIKGKLKKRYLLAIVVIIVGLIAVWRALNAPLPNYQTLIVRPGDLQQSVLATGKLDALRKVDVGAQVSGQLKTLSVAIGDKVKKDQLLGVIDPEQAQNQIKEVEATLMELHAQRLQAQAEWKLARVTFSRQQQLAKTQAVSQQDLDTAATEMAVKQAQIGTIDAQIKRNQASLDTAKTNLDYTRIVAPMAGEVTQITTLQGQTVIAAQQAPNILTLADMSTMLVKAQVSEADVIHLKPGQKAWFTVLGDPQTRYEGALKDVLPTPEKVNDAIFYYARFEVPNPNGVLRLDMTAQVHIQLTDIKNVLTIPLSALGDPIGNNRYKVTLLRNGETREREVSIGSRNDTDVEIVKGLEEGDEVVTGEGKPGAAQ; from the coding sequence ATGAACATCAAGGGAAAGCTTAAAAAGCGGTATCTGCTTGCGATAGTGGTCATTATCGTGGGGCTGATTGCTGTCTGGAGAGCGCTGAATGCGCCGCTGCCTAATTATCAGACGCTGATTGTTCGCCCCGGTGACCTTCAGCAAAGCGTACTCGCCACCGGCAAACTGGATGCGTTGCGTAAAGTGGATGTCGGGGCGCAGGTCAGCGGGCAGTTGAAGACGCTGTCGGTGGCCATTGGCGATAAAGTCAAAAAAGACCAGTTACTCGGCGTTATCGATCCTGAACAGGCGCAAAACCAGATTAAAGAAGTCGAAGCCACGCTGATGGAACTGCACGCTCAGCGACTTCAGGCGCAAGCCGAATGGAAACTGGCGCGGGTGACATTTTCTCGCCAACAGCAACTGGCAAAAACGCAGGCCGTCTCGCAGCAGGATCTGGATACTGCCGCCACGGAGATGGCCGTTAAGCAGGCACAAATCGGCACCATTGACGCGCAAATTAAGCGAAATCAGGCGTCTCTGGATACCGCAAAAACCAACCTGGATTACACCCGTATCGTGGCGCCGATGGCGGGGGAAGTGACGCAAATCACCACCCTGCAAGGACAAACAGTGATCGCTGCCCAACAGGCGCCGAACATCCTGACGCTGGCGGATATGAGCACGATGCTGGTGAAAGCGCAGGTGTCAGAAGCGGATGTCATTCATTTGAAACCGGGGCAAAAGGCCTGGTTTACCGTGCTTGGTGACCCTCAGACACGCTATGAAGGGGCGTTGAAAGACGTTCTGCCGACGCCTGAAAAAGTCAACGACGCCATTTTTTACTACGCCCGTTTTGAAGTACCCAATCCGAATGGCGTTTTGCGTCTCGACATGACGGCTCAGGTCCATATTCAGCTTACCGACATTAAAAATGTTCTGACCATTCCACTCTCCGCTCTGGGCGACCCTATCGGAAACAATCGCTACAAAGTCACGCTACTGCGTAACGGAGAAACCCGCGAACGGGAAGTATCGATTGGCTCGCGTAATGATACCGATGTGGAGATCGTCAAAGGTCTGGAAGAGGGGGATGAAGTCGTTACGGGTGAGGGCAAACCAGGAGCCGCGCAATGA
- the macB gene encoding macrolide ABC transporter ATP-binding protein/permease MacB produces the protein MTALLELNDIRRSYPSGEEQVEVLKGISLHIQAGEMVAIVGASGSGKSTLMNILGCLDKPTSGTYRVAGQDVSTLDRDALAQLRREHFGFIFQRYHLLSHLTATQNVEVPAVYAGTERKQRLARAQELLQRLGLGDRIDYRPSQLSGGQQQRVSIARALMNGGQVILADEPTGALDSHSGEEVMAILHQLRDRGHTVIIVTHDPLVAAQAERVIEIHDGEIVRNPPSQKTVSGESIAGTAVKTASGWNQFVSGFREALTMAWLAMAANKMRTLLTMLGIIIGIASVVSIVVVGDAAKQLVLADIRSIGTNTIDIYPGKDFGDDDPQYQQALKYDDLTAIQKQPWVSSATPAVSQNLRLRYANIDVAASANGVSGDYFNVYGMSFSEGNTFNREQLNGRAQVVVLDNNTRRQLFPNKTTVVGEVILVGNMPATVIGVAEEKQSMFGSSKILRVWLPYSTMSGRVMGQSWLNSITVRVKEGFDSAQAEQQLTRLLTLRHGKKDFFAWNMDGVLKTAEKTTRTLQLFLTLVAVISLVVGGIGVMNIMLVSVTERTREIGIRMAVGARASDVLQQFLIEAVLVCLVGGALGIGLSMLIAFTLQLFLPGWEIGFSPIALITAFLCSTFTGILFGWLPARNAARLDPVDALARE, from the coding sequence ATGACGGCGTTGCTGGAACTGAACGATATTCGCCGTAGCTACCCGTCTGGCGAGGAGCAGGTGGAGGTGCTTAAAGGCATCTCGTTGCACATTCAGGCGGGTGAAATGGTGGCGATTGTCGGAGCTTCAGGCTCGGGTAAATCCACGCTGATGAATATTCTGGGGTGCCTGGATAAACCCACCAGCGGCACCTATCGGGTGGCGGGGCAGGATGTTTCTACCCTCGACAGAGACGCGCTGGCGCAGTTGCGGCGTGAACACTTCGGCTTTATTTTTCAGCGTTATCATCTGCTCTCACATCTGACGGCGACACAAAACGTCGAGGTGCCTGCGGTTTATGCCGGAACCGAGCGTAAACAGCGACTAGCCCGCGCTCAGGAGCTATTGCAACGGCTGGGGCTGGGGGATCGTATTGACTACCGGCCTTCCCAGCTTTCTGGCGGGCAACAGCAGCGTGTCAGTATCGCCCGCGCGCTGATGAACGGTGGGCAGGTTATCCTTGCGGATGAGCCCACGGGGGCGCTGGACAGCCATTCTGGCGAAGAGGTGATGGCTATTCTGCATCAACTGCGCGATCGCGGTCATACGGTCATTATCGTCACTCACGATCCACTGGTCGCGGCGCAGGCAGAACGGGTGATTGAAATTCACGATGGCGAGATTGTGCGTAACCCGCCGTCGCAAAAAACGGTTAGCGGTGAGAGTATTGCCGGAACTGCCGTTAAGACCGCCTCCGGCTGGAATCAGTTTGTCAGCGGTTTTCGTGAGGCGCTGACCATGGCGTGGCTGGCAATGGCGGCCAACAAAATGCGCACGTTGCTCACGATGCTGGGGATCATCATCGGTATCGCATCGGTGGTGTCGATTGTGGTGGTGGGCGATGCGGCAAAGCAACTGGTGCTGGCGGATATCCGTTCTATCGGAACCAATACTATCGATATCTATCCCGGCAAAGATTTTGGCGATGACGATCCCCAGTATCAGCAGGCGCTGAAATACGACGATTTGACGGCGATTCAAAAACAACCCTGGGTCAGTTCCGCGACGCCTGCAGTTTCGCAGAATCTACGCTTACGTTACGCAAATATCGATGTGGCGGCCAGCGCCAATGGCGTCAGCGGGGACTATTTTAACGTTTACGGGATGAGTTTCAGTGAAGGAAATACCTTTAATCGTGAACAGTTAAACGGGCGGGCGCAGGTGGTGGTACTGGACAATAACACCCGGCGTCAGCTATTTCCGAACAAAACTACGGTGGTGGGCGAAGTTATCCTGGTCGGCAATATGCCTGCCACGGTGATTGGCGTGGCGGAAGAGAAACAGTCGATGTTTGGCAGCAGTAAGATCCTCAGGGTCTGGTTGCCGTATAGCACGATGTCAGGGCGGGTGATGGGGCAATCGTGGCTGAATTCGATTACGGTTCGCGTGAAAGAAGGTTTTGACAGTGCACAGGCGGAACAACAGCTCACCCGTTTGTTGACGTTACGCCACGGTAAAAAGGATTTCTTCGCCTGGAACATGGATGGCGTCCTGAAAACGGCTGAAAAGACCACCCGTACCCTGCAACTGTTTCTGACCCTGGTGGCGGTGATCTCGCTGGTCGTCGGCGGGATAGGCGTTATGAACATTATGCTGGTTTCGGTGACGGAACGTACGCGGGAGATCGGTATCCGTATGGCGGTAGGTGCGCGCGCCAGTGATGTGCTGCAGCAGTTCTTAATTGAAGCGGTGTTGGTGTGTCTGGTGGGCGGAGCCTTGGGGATTGGCCTGTCGATGTTGATCGCATTTACGCTGCAGCTGTTTTTACCTGGTTGGGAAATCGGCTTCTCGCCGATAGCCCTGATTACCGCTTTTTTGTGTTCAACATTTACCGGGATTTTATTCGGTTGGTTACCGGCGCGAAACGCCGCCCGACTGGATCCTGTCGATGCGCTGGCCAGGGAATAA
- a CDS encoding VirK/YbjX family protein, producing the protein MSQLTENAFSPSRPMTSLGLFFSLTRGLWRPGKFWHQRSFRRKFMLRSLLMPRLSREWMTELSQWPDLNVLLTRQPRLPVRLHRPYLAANLGRKQLLEALRYHYALLHTFMTPEELSTYMNTPGLQLAQLEGKNGEIFTLELTMMVSLDKEGDSTILVRNGDGETLAEMTFTLCEYQGKRTLFIGGLQGGKRELPHEAIQSATKSCHGLFPKRLVMEAVCRFAERLQVKQILAVSNETHIYRSLRYRDKDDKIHADYSAFWAACGGECDENGYYHLPCTLTRKDISEIASKKRAEYRRRYQMLDAIQAQMSDLFRR; encoded by the coding sequence ATGTCGCAGCTCACCGAAAATGCTTTCTCTCCTTCTCGCCCCATGACGAGCCTGGGGTTATTTTTCAGTCTGACCCGCGGCCTGTGGCGCCCGGGGAAATTCTGGCATCAACGCAGTTTCCGGCGGAAATTTATGTTGCGCTCCCTGCTGATGCCCCGTTTGAGTCGTGAATGGATGACCGAGCTTTCACAGTGGCCGGATCTGAACGTCTTGCTGACGCGACAACCGCGACTCCCGGTCCGCCTTCATCGCCCCTACCTTGCGGCAAATCTGGGCCGCAAACAATTACTGGAAGCATTGCGTTATCATTACGCCCTGCTGCATACGTTCATGACGCCAGAAGAATTAAGCACATATATGAACACGCCCGGGTTACAGCTGGCGCAACTGGAAGGTAAAAATGGGGAAATCTTCACTCTTGAACTGACCATGATGGTCTCCCTCGATAAAGAGGGTGACAGCACCATACTCGTGCGTAACGGTGACGGGGAAACGCTGGCGGAAATGACCTTCACCCTGTGTGAATATCAGGGCAAACGGACCCTGTTTATCGGCGGGTTACAGGGCGGTAAGCGCGAGCTCCCCCATGAAGCTATTCAAAGCGCGACCAAATCCTGTCACGGTTTATTTCCCAAACGTCTGGTCATGGAGGCCGTATGCCGATTCGCCGAACGTTTGCAGGTCAAACAAATTCTTGCTGTCAGCAATGAGACGCACATTTACCGTAGCCTGCGCTATCGGGATAAAGATGACAAAATCCACGCCGACTACAGCGCCTTTTGGGCGGCCTGTGGGGGGGAGTGCGATGAAAATGGCTATTACCACCTTCCCTGCACGCTCACGCGCAAGGACATATCGGAAATCGCCAGCAAGAAACGCGCTGAATACCGTCGTCGCTATCAGATGCTGGACGCTATTCAGGCGCAAATGTCAGATTTGTTCCGCCGTTAA
- the cspD gene encoding cold shock-like protein CspD has protein sequence METGTVKWFNNAKGFGFICPEGGGEDIFAHYSTIQMDGYRTLKAGQSVQFDVHQGPKGNHASVIVPIIEAEAVA, from the coding sequence ATGGAAACGGGTACTGTTAAGTGGTTCAACAATGCCAAAGGGTTTGGTTTCATTTGCCCTGAAGGCGGCGGCGAAGATATTTTCGCCCATTACTCTACCATCCAGATGGATGGCTACAGAACGCTAAAAGCCGGACAATCTGTCCAGTTTGATGTTCACCAGGGGCCAAAAGGCAATCACGCCAGTGTCATCGTGCCTATCATTGAAGCAGAAGCTGTCGCATAG
- the clpA gene encoding ATP-dependent Clp protease ATP-binding subunit ClpA translates to MLNQELELSLNMAFARAREHRHEFMTVEHLLLALLSNPSAREALEACSVDLVALRQELEAFIEQTTPVLPASEEERDTQPTLSFQRVLQRAVFHVQSSGRNEVTGANVLVAIFSEQESQAAYLLRKHEVSRLDVVNFISHGTRKDEPSQSSDSGNQPNNEEQAGGEERMENFTTNLNQLARVGGIDPLIGREKELERAIQVLCRRRKNNPLLVGESGVGKTAIAEGLAWRIVQGDVPEVMADCTLYSLDIGSLLAGTKYRGDFEKRFKALLKQLEQDTNSILFIDEIHTIIGAGAASGGQVDAANLIKPLLSSGKIRVIGSTTYQEFSNIFEKDRALARRFQKIDITEPSVEETVQIINGLKPKYEAHHDVRYTAKAVRAAVELAVKYINDRHLPDKAIDVIDEAGARARLMPVSKRKKTVNVADIESVVARIARIPEKSVSQSDRDTLRNLGDRLKMLVFGQDKAIEALTEAIKMSRAGLGHEHKPVGSFLFAGPTGVGKTEVTVQLSKALGIELLRFDMSEYMERHTVSRLIGAPPGYVGFDQGGLLTDAVIKHPHAVLLLDEIEKAHPDVFNLLLQVMDNGTLTDNNGRKADFRNVVLVMTTNAGVRETERKSIGLIHQDNSTDAMGEIKKVFTPEFRNRLDNIIWFDHLSTEVIHQVVDKFIVELQVQLDQKGVSLEVSQEARDWLAEKGYDRAMGARPMTRVVQDNLKKPLANELLFGSLMDGGQVTVALDKEKNELTYGFQSAQKHKPEAAH, encoded by the coding sequence ATGCTCAATCAAGAACTGGAACTCAGTTTAAACATGGCTTTCGCCAGAGCGCGCGAGCACCGTCATGAGTTTATGACCGTCGAGCACTTGTTACTGGCGTTGCTCAGTAACCCATCAGCCCGCGAAGCGCTGGAAGCGTGTTCCGTGGATCTGGTTGCGCTCCGTCAGGAACTCGAAGCCTTCATTGAACAAACCACACCCGTTCTGCCTGCCAGCGAAGAAGAACGCGACACGCAGCCAACGTTGAGTTTTCAGCGTGTGCTGCAACGCGCCGTCTTCCACGTTCAGTCCTCCGGTCGCAATGAAGTTACCGGCGCTAACGTACTGGTGGCTATTTTCAGCGAACAGGAATCACAAGCGGCCTATCTGCTGCGTAAGCATGAAGTCAGCCGTCTTGATGTGGTGAACTTTATTTCTCACGGGACGCGTAAAGATGAGCCGAGTCAGTCTTCTGATTCAGGCAACCAACCGAATAACGAAGAGCAAGCTGGCGGGGAGGAACGTATGGAGAATTTTACGACTAACCTTAACCAGCTTGCGCGCGTGGGGGGGATCGATCCGCTGATTGGCCGTGAGAAAGAGCTGGAGCGTGCCATTCAGGTTCTGTGCCGCCGTCGTAAGAATAACCCGCTGCTGGTGGGTGAATCCGGTGTCGGTAAAACGGCGATTGCGGAAGGTCTGGCCTGGCGTATTGTCCAGGGCGATGTGCCGGAAGTGATGGCGGATTGCACCCTCTACTCACTGGATATTGGCTCGCTGCTGGCGGGGACCAAATATCGTGGTGACTTTGAAAAACGCTTTAAAGCGCTGCTGAAACAGCTGGAGCAGGATACCAACAGTATCCTGTTCATCGATGAGATCCACACCATTATTGGTGCGGGAGCGGCATCGGGTGGCCAGGTGGATGCGGCAAACCTGATCAAACCGTTGCTCTCCAGCGGCAAGATCCGTGTGATCGGTTCTACGACCTATCAGGAATTCAGCAACATTTTCGAGAAAGACCGTGCTCTGGCGCGTCGCTTCCAGAAAATCGATATTACTGAGCCGTCGGTGGAAGAGACCGTGCAGATCATTAACGGTCTGAAACCGAAGTACGAAGCGCACCATGATGTTCGCTATACCGCGAAAGCGGTGCGGGCGGCGGTAGAACTGGCGGTGAAATATATCAATGACCGTCATCTGCCGGATAAGGCGATTGACGTGATCGACGAAGCAGGGGCGCGTGCGCGTCTGATGCCGGTCAGCAAGCGCAAGAAAACCGTCAACGTGGCGGATATTGAATCCGTGGTGGCGCGAATTGCGCGTATCCCTGAGAAGAGCGTCTCGCAGAGCGATCGCGACACGCTGAGAAATCTCGGCGACCGTCTGAAAATGTTGGTCTTTGGCCAGGATAAAGCCATTGAGGCGCTGACCGAAGCCATCAAGATGAGCCGCGCGGGACTGGGTCACGAGCATAAACCTGTCGGTTCATTCCTGTTCGCCGGACCTACTGGCGTGGGGAAAACCGAGGTGACGGTACAGCTCTCCAAAGCGCTGGGGATTGAACTGCTGCGCTTTGATATGTCCGAGTATATGGAGCGTCACACCGTCAGCCGTTTGATCGGTGCGCCTCCGGGATATGTCGGTTTCGATCAGGGCGGTTTGCTGACGGATGCGGTCATTAAACACCCGCATGCCGTGTTGCTGCTGGATGAGATCGAGAAGGCGCACCCGGATGTCTTTAACCTGCTGTTGCAGGTGATGGATAACGGTACGCTGACCGATAATAACGGCCGCAAAGCGGATTTCCGCAACGTGGTGCTGGTGATGACCACCAACGCCGGCGTGCGTGAAACTGAGCGTAAATCCATTGGCCTCATTCATCAGGACAACAGTACGGATGCGATGGGTGAGATCAAGAAAGTCTTTACGCCGGAGTTCCGTAACCGTCTCGACAATATTATCTGGTTTGATCACTTGTCTACCGAGGTGATTCATCAGGTTGTTGATAAGTTTATTGTCGAGTTGCAGGTTCAGCTGGATCAGAAAGGCGTCTCCCTGGAAGTTAGCCAGGAAGCGCGTGACTGGCTGGCTGAGAAAGGCTACGACCGGGCAATGGGCGCGCGTCCAATGACCCGCGTGGTGCAGGACAACCTGAAAAAACCGCTGGCTAACGAGTTGCTGTTTGGCTCGCTGATGGACGGTGGCCAGGTGACTGTTGCCCTGGATAAAGAGAAGAATGAGCTGACGTATGGTTTCCAGAGTGCGCAAAAGCACAAACCAGAAGCCGCGCATTAA
- a CDS encoding pirin family protein — translation MKHVTGVYTAPRPHWVGDGFPVRSLFSYQSHAQQLSPFLLLDYAGPHTFAPGTEKRGVGEHPHRGFETVTIVYSGEVEHRDSTGRGGIIGPGDVQWMTAGAGILHEEFHSPAFTERGGELEMVQLWVNLPAKDKMAAAGYQSISSELIPTVALPGEAGTARIIAGDFLGTKGPAHTFSPLNVWDMRLQRGCDITLSQPAGWSTALIVLKGSITVNGTTPVNEAQMAVLSQQEEAFHLDASSDATILLLAGEPLNEPIVGYGPFVMNTKQEIAEAVRDFNSGRFGQI, via the coding sequence ATGAAACACGTAACAGGCGTCTACACCGCACCTCGCCCGCACTGGGTTGGCGATGGATTCCCGGTTCGTTCGCTGTTCTCTTACCAGTCCCATGCGCAACAGTTAAGCCCGTTCCTGCTTCTGGATTACGCAGGCCCTCACACCTTCGCGCCAGGCACTGAAAAACGCGGCGTTGGAGAACATCCTCACCGGGGGTTCGAAACGGTCACGATCGTTTACAGCGGTGAAGTTGAGCACCGCGATTCAACCGGTCGCGGCGGCATCATCGGCCCAGGTGACGTGCAGTGGATGACGGCGGGCGCGGGCATTCTGCACGAAGAATTTCACTCTCCTGCATTTACTGAACGCGGCGGAGAGCTGGAGATGGTGCAATTGTGGGTGAACTTGCCCGCCAAAGACAAAATGGCCGCTGCGGGCTACCAGAGTATCAGCAGTGAGCTAATTCCCACCGTTGCTTTACCTGGCGAGGCTGGCACGGCGCGGATCATCGCAGGCGACTTCCTGGGAACAAAAGGCCCGGCACACACCTTCTCGCCGCTGAATGTCTGGGATATGCGTTTACAGCGAGGCTGCGACATCACGCTTTCTCAGCCTGCGGGCTGGAGCACCGCGCTGATTGTCCTGAAAGGCAGCATTACGGTAAACGGCACCACGCCGGTCAATGAAGCGCAAATGGCGGTACTCAGCCAACAGGAGGAAGCCTTCCATCTCGACGCCAGCAGCGACGCCACCATCCTGCTGCTGGCGGGGGAACCGTTAAATGAACCGATTGTCGGTTATGGCCCCTTTGTGATGAACACAAAGCAAGAGATCGCTGAAGCTGTTCGCGATTTTAACTCTGGTCGTTTTGGCCAAATCTGA
- a CDS encoding isochorismatase family protein, translated as MSSPANFNGLRPVIDVNDSVMLLIDHQSGLFQTVGDMPMSELRARAAALAKMATLSKMPVITTASVPQGPNGPLIPEIHANAPHAQYVARKGEINAWDNDEFVKAVKATGRKTLIIAGTITSVCMAFPAISAVAEGYRVFAVIDASGTYSKMAQEITLARVVQAGVVPMDTAAVAAELQGTWNREDAGEWAEVYTHIFPTYQLLIESYSRAQEVVKNSEKLDSQR; from the coding sequence ATGTCCAGTCCTGCTAATTTTAATGGTTTGCGTCCGGTTATTGATGTGAATGATTCCGTGATGCTGTTGATCGATCACCAGAGCGGTTTGTTCCAGACCGTAGGCGATATGCCAATGTCAGAGTTGCGCGCACGCGCCGCCGCGCTGGCCAAAATGGCAACCCTGTCGAAAATGCCGGTTATTACCACCGCATCCGTACCGCAGGGTCCTAATGGCCCCCTTATCCCCGAGATCCACGCCAATGCACCGCATGCGCAGTACGTTGCACGTAAAGGCGAAATTAACGCCTGGGATAACGACGAGTTCGTTAAGGCAGTAAAAGCAACGGGCCGTAAAACGCTTATCATCGCAGGCACGATTACCAGCGTGTGCATGGCGTTCCCGGCCATCAGCGCAGTGGCTGAAGGTTACAGGGTATTTGCCGTGATTGATGCTTCGGGCACGTACAGCAAAATGGCGCAAGAAATCACCCTCGCCCGCGTGGTGCAGGCCGGTGTCGTACCGATGGATACGGCGGCGGTCGCTGCTGAACTACAGGGCACCTGGAATCGTGAAGACGCGGGCGAATGGGCTGAAGTGTACACCCACATATTCCCGACCTATCAGCTGCTGATTGAAAGCTACAGCAGGGCGCAGGAAGTGGTGAAGAACAGCGAAAAGCTAGATTCACAGCGCTAA